ATTCACCTCGCCTTTTTTAATATCCAGATTAATAGTACCGTGCTGAACTTCTTCATGATAAATGGTATCAAGGATATCCACATAGCCATTCGCCATTGGCGTTCCCTTATAGCTCATACCGCCGCCGCCGCCGCCGTAAGTACCACTGGAATCAATAACGTCCGTTATTTCTGTGACATTCACCGCGCCTTCAGCCGTAACGCTGCCCGTCTGACTGTCTGAGATCAGATGACTTCCGGTCAGATTGACGTCGCCGCCAGTTTCAACATTCAGCTCGCCACTGGTATGGATCCCGCTTTGCTGAGCTACCGTATCATTCAGATGAGCTTCGCTACCGCCGCCGCCATGCGCCGATGCGGTAGGCAATACGCCAGAGGTTGAAATAGCGACACCTACCGAAACGCCCCAGTTTTCACTGCTGGCCGTTGATTTACTGCTGTCCTGAACGGATTGTATCGACAGATTGCCCGCGACATTCACATCGGCCTGACCAGCATTGATATTGGCGCCTTTTAACGTCATATCGTTACCGCTATTCACGGTGACGTTGTTCGCCGTAATAGAGGAGTTGGTGTAACTCACTGAGTCACTGTTAGATCGGCTGTTTGATCCTGAATAATCGATAGAAATACCAGCCCCGGCCCCCGTCAAGCCAACACCACCGCCACTAGAAACGCCTGCAGTATGCGTTGAGCTGGTAGTGGCTTCGCTGAAGGTTGATTCGGCTGCGGTTAAAGAAAAATCTCCACCGGTATTCACCGTCATTTCATTAGCGTTGATATCAACGCCCTTCAGCGCAGTATCCTTATTCGAAGATAAATTAATGGTACCGCCGCGGATATGGTTAATGTTCTCTTGGGTAGCGACAGATGATATCTCTTCTTTGGTTTGCGACCAGCCGATACTTACGGAACTCCCCACCGCATCATTAAGAAGCAGGTTAGAGGCATCACCAGCCACCTGCGCAGTGGTAAGCCCTGCATTAACGCTCATATCCTGCTGTTCCGCTTTTTTACCTAGCGCTTCATATTTATTGGCCGCATCCACCACGGAGCTATGCACCTCACCTTTTATACCGACAAAGGTTTCGCTATAGCTTTCATCATGTTTATGTGTATCGTTATATTTAGTCGATACGATATTTTCAGCAGAAAGATCAGCGGTACCGCTTTCACCAACGCTAAGATCCATACCACCAATATCAAGCGTATTTTTCGCTTCGAGCTCAGCATCATTAGTAAAATTAAAGGCAGCGTTTTTATTAGTGGCGACACTGTCTTTCGTAGTACTTGTGGTGGTTTTAAGCCCGGCCTGGAAACTTCCTGCCGCAGCGGTAGGCGCTGCGCCGGCACGTTTACTGCCTTTATTCGTCAGCTCGGAGTGTGACCCTGCGCTTTCATAATCATCACTATTATGCGCAGAAGAGCCATCCAACGTACTATAGCTCACCTGGTTTTTACCCGTACCTGGCGTATTAGAAGAAAAACCGATAACAAATGATGACTCGGTAACGTTTGTTTCCTTCATATGATGATCTTGCGAGGTTGTGGTGATAATATCATTCCCCGCCTTGATACTGCCGCTGCCGCTGTTATATTCACCTCCGTGGAATATCGCATCTTTTTTAGCATCAATAGTTAATTTTCCGCCAGTATTAACGCCTGCGCTTTTCGCTTCCGCATCGACCGTAGTCGTTTCAGTCATTCGGTGAGACAGAAAACCAAGATCTTCTAATGTACTATTATAGGAAGAAGAAACTTCATGCACATCATTAAAGCTGACGTTGCCTTCCGTAGATTTCAGTACGATCTCACTATCAGCAGAGTCGCCTGCGTTTAAATCAACGGCAGTAATATTAATCTCTTTCGCAACGATATTAATATTATTTCCTGCGGTAAGATCATCAGCGTAGCTACCTATTTGCTGTTTACTCTCATTACTGATCCCCACGCTGGCTATAATATCTACATTTCCTTCATCAGCGATAAGCGCGATATCGTTACCGCTGGTCATCTGACTGCCGCTGTTCGCGATATCGCCATGTTTGCTATGCAGAAGAATATCATTACCTGCCATTATGCCGCTGACCATACCGTTGCTAACCGAAGTGATATCATGCTCCGCGGTCAGTGCTACATTATTTCCTGCGCTTATAACAGCATTATTATTATTAATGGTAGTGGCGGCCACATCTACATTGCCTCCGGCATGAATAGCGGCAGCGCCGGTGACGCTGCCCTGCTCAATATCCTTCAGGGAGTTTTGCGCCAGATAAATATGCGGCATTAAAACGTCAATGCCGTCGACCTGTTCGGTAACAAACCAAACGATATCTTTATCCAGCGAGTTGATTTGTTCTTGCGTCAGTTTTTTACCAACCTCTAACGAGCTAAACGCATCCTCATTGATAATGTCACCAACATTATCAAACAGGTTTTTTACCAGCCCTGCGCCTTCGACTTGATATTTAACCTGAAAATAGTTCCCCACAGACTGATTGATCTGACGGCGAATAAGCTCAGAAATAAAGTAGTTATCGCCAATCACAATAACCGGCTGCTCGGGCGCATAACCTATTTTTTCAAAGAAATACTCGGAGCCATAGAAATCATCCTTATTGTTCATCGCAGGGCGAGTTTCATACATAGGAATGAATTTCGGTCCTGGATCGCCGTCTACTTTTGGCTTGTTATTTATTTTATCATAGAAATCCGGTGATGCTGCCAACTTACTGATTTAGTGTATGATGGTGTTTTTGAGGTGCTCCAGTGGCTTCTGTTTCTATCAGCTGTCCCTCCTGTTCAGCTACTGACGGGGTGGTGCGTAACGGCAAAAGCACCGCCGGACATCAGCGCTATCTCTGCTCTCACTGCCGTAAAACATGGCAACTGCAGTTCACTTACACCGCTTCTCAACCCGGTACGCACCAGAAAATCATTGATATGGCCATGAATGGCGTTGGATGCCGGGCAACTGCCCGCATTATGGGCGTTGGCCTCAACACGATTTTACGTCACTTAAAAAACTCAGGCCGCAGTCGGTAACCTCGCGCATACAGCCGGGCAGTGACGTCATCGTCTGCGCGGAAATGGACGAACAGTGGGGCTATGTCGGGGCTAAATCGCGCCAGCGCTGGCTGTTTTACGCGTATGACAGGCTCCGGAAGACGGTTGTTGCGCACGTATTCGGTGAACGCACTATGGCGACGCTGGGGCGTCTTATGAGCCTGCTGTCACCCTTTGACGTGGTGATATGGATGACGGATGGCTGGCCGCTGTATGAATCCCGCCTGAAGGGAAAGCTGCACGTAATCAGCAAGCGATATACGCAGCGAATTGAGCGGCATAACCTGAATCTGAGGCAGCACCTGGCACGGCTGGGACGGAAGTCGCTGTCGTTCTCAAAATCGGTGGAGCTGCATGACAAAGTCATCGGGCATTATCTGAACATAAAACACTATCAATAAGTTGGAGTCATTACCGGATTCTGCGTAAGCTACCTGGCATCCTGCCAACGGCCCCCATAAATAAGCGACAATTTTAAGATATCTGTAAATTTTCAATTGCAATCCCTGCATGTTAATCAATTGTCCCGCTACGATAATATTCGGGATTGTCCCTTTACATTGACACGTTATATGACCGTTGCGCAAGGCTAATTAATTCATCAATAAGGCGGCACAATAGCCATGCTCATTAACTATTACCCTGTCAGGGAAAATTCTTATAAGGGTAACGCCTTCCCCTATTGAATCATTTATACCATAGCTCTCTTCTTTTCCCTGATAATGGATAACGGCTATATTTTTATTGATGTTATCGCCGCTTAACAGGCCAGACACGCGTGCGGAAAGCTTTGCGGACGGGCAAGAGAGGTAAAAAGCTTCGGTTAACTCATTAGCTGACAAGGCATAACGCTGGTTATACTCTGCTGTATTGGTTAGCGTCAGTTGCTGATGCTGGTATTTAAACAGCGCGGAAGCATTTTTCTGCAATAAACTCATCTGCTTATCTACTTGAGACGAGGTACTTAATGCTTCCTCCGCTAACATTTCATTGTTGCTTATTTTACGCAATTGATAATGGTGATCTTTATAGCTGTTCAGCAACACGATTACTATAGCACTAATAAACAATACGCTGGTTAAACCAGGAAGCAGCTCACCAGATGCCGCACGAAATAATGAAGAATATTTCCAGCTTAGCTTTTTGGCCATGCATTTCCTCATTTTTTTATCATGAAGTAAGAGAGTACTCCTGCCGGTTTAAACCGGCAGGAGTGGCATGGTAGCTTAATAACGCTTAGTTACCGGCGGTAGCGTACGCAGTATGAATAACGCTGGTTGAATATCCTTGCACGCCCGGTTTTCCGCTGGCGCGCAACACTTCAATTTTATCGCCAGCTTTGATCCTGGCGCTGGTAGAGAGTTCTACCCCACCAGTAGCCTCCCGATTTACGGAAGCATAATAAGCGTTACCAGCAAAGGATTCCATTAAGTAATTGCCGTTAAGCAGAACAATATAACGGTTCGCTTTGCTATAAAGCGCCTTGTTTAAGGTTACCGTGACCTTTTCGCTATTGGCAAGGGCGCTTACCGCAACAACCGCATCATCATCGCTATAACGCACATCATCACCGATGGTGATGGTTTGCAGGGCATCCGCGTGGCCTTCTTTATGCAGGGTCAATAAGTCTCCCGGTTTAAATTCATCCGGGGTAAACTGATGAATAATGGTGTTTACATTATCATCATTTTCCACTTTGTAAGAGTAGTAAGCTGTGCCGCCATCAACGGAATAAACGTAATTACCATTCAACTTGACGGTATAGTGATCCTGCATATCTTGATCTGTTGTATAAAGTCGGATTTCTCCGCCTTTTTGATAATCCACCCAGGAAAGCACCGGGCCTTGAGTGACATCAGGAACCGTCAACGCAATGGATTCGCTTATATTACCCTCTGTCTCGCCGCCGGGTTTATTTTCCTCCTGCAGTGCCGAGGCCGCCGCATCGGCAAGGCGTCCTACATATTCAGCCTGCGTGGTTAACGGCAAATTCTGCGTTGACTGGCCTAACGCCCAAACAAAGATACCGCCATAGCCATTTTTTGCCTGCCAGGATGCGCGCTCCAGATTATTTTCCTCTGTTTCAACAAATGGACCTTCAGGCCCCCACTGTTGATTAATCGTGGCGCCTACCAGTACTTTACTTTTATCTCCGATGGCCTTCGCATAGTTTTCCATCGCCACCTGATAGCGGAAATTTTTACCTGCGTCGTAGGTCATTACATTAAAGAAATCGAATAACTTGCTGCTTTTTTTCAGTAAGTTAGTTACTTCACCGTGGTGGGAGGAACGGCTTGGTTCAATATATGAACACTGCTCCATAACTGACGGATTAGCACAATTTTCCGGATCGGCGCCGACATGATATGTTGTCAGGCTAAGCAATTTCTTATTGCCGACCAGTTCACGCAGACGACTAACCAGCGCCAGCAGATTTTGGTTTTCTGTTTCGGTTAAACGGTTGGCCTTTTCAAAGTCGAAATCAATCCCATCAAGGTAAACATCACCGGCGTATTGATAGTTGTTTAAATTGCACGAGCTCTCCCACTCCATTTGGTGGCACTCCCCAACCACCTCCGTCAATTTCAGATTCTTTTTATACACGGGGAAAGGTTTTTCCAGCAGCGATGCCAGGCTCTGAGCAATTTTTTCACGCTGTTCTGGATTATCCAGGTGGCTCCAGATGCTTTCATACGTTTGACCGCCAAAAGCGACCATGACTTTTTTATCGGGATGATCATGTTTCAGCGTAGTCCAACTGACATAAGGTGTCGGCAGGTAGTAGGTATCCCATTCCGGCGGCGTTAAAGCATTTTCTGAGAAAGTGACAGAACCATCAGCAGACCATTCGCCAAAAGAGAGCAGGAAAGTATCTGTTTTAGAGACCGGCAGTTTTTCAGAAAGCTCTGTTGCCGAATAAGAGGTCCACATCGTCAGATAACTTACGACACGATTCTCTGCTGCATGCGTCAAACCCGCTTGCGCGGTAAAAAGGCCGCCAAGCAATAGCGCCATTAATTTTTTATTCATTACATATCCTTTTTATTAATATCCATAATGTTTTTTGATATACCACCAGCTTATAATTGCACTAATTAATAGCGGCGCAATGGCATAAAGAATAGTTTCTATTTGCTACATGTCCTAATCCGGAAAGCGTTATGATCGCCTTATGCTGATATGAGGTGCGTCTTCTCTGGCGTATCCGCCATGAATATAAATAACCTATTACTCCCCAGTGACGCTACATAAACAAACTTAAATAAAGTTAAATTAAGACATTTCGTTTACGCTGCTTCGATCCTAACATCTTAAAACGCGCGACAGGGAACTAATGCTGTAGAGGTAAGGCAATAATGTACAGCGTTAACAACCTTAACCCGCTTTAGCACTCTCTTTGAGCGTCGTGGCCTTAATTAAGAATAACGCAGTTATTTGATATCAACTTACTGTCAATATTATGCGCAACAGCCTATATCAGTTTGATGATTAATTGAGCTATCCACACGGTAAAACGGCTATACCATCAAAACATGCCGATAAAAGCCACCCGGCCAGGCTGCCCGATTCCTTTTCTTTGCAAAAAATCATATAGAGAAAAATTAACAGTAAGTAAGAAAAGGCGCGCAAAAAAAGACAAATCCCTATTGTTACGCTGGGAAAAAATGTCAATATAAATAGCGCACACAATATTTTTCTGTCGTCGCGCTGCGTTAATTATAACTTTTGAGAAAAGCCTGGTAAGCTTAAGCACAGCTTAATATTCATGCTGATAAGCCCATCGGGTAATTTATTATAAACACAACATGCTCAATAAAATAATTATTTGGAAGGAACGATTAAATCATGGGAATAAATGGATCTAAAAAATTTATTATAAACGGAACCGCTATTTTTCTTCCTGATCAAAGGAGCATCGCTTCATTAAATAAAGAAAAAAAGCTTATCCTTTATAATACTGCTTCGCGCTGTTTATTAACGCTGATAGAACATGCCGGGCAAACCGTTTCGCACCAGCAGCTCTATCAGGCAGGCTGGGAATATCATGGCAGAGAAGCAACACCGAATACGCTTTATCAAACCATCTCAGAGATACGAAAGAGTCTCCAACAGGTGGGCCTGGAAAATATCATCTCAACTCAGCCTCGTACCGGTTGGATAATCAATAAGAGCATCGTTATTGTGGAAGTGAATGAAAAAGATCCGGTTGAGTTACCGGCACAACCTAAAAAGTCGTCGTTGCCGTTCTGGAAAGGATTTACCCGCAAGTTTTTTTTCCGCTAGTATCACGCTATTTATACTGCAATGCACAGAAAGTCACCGTACCGTTTGCCAATAACATCATTGCGCAAACGGTATTTTGTTATGTGTAGCGGCCAGAATAGCGGATGAACGGACAATGATGTTTCACGCAAAAGCGCTACGCGAGAAAAGGAATAGAGCTGATTTTTTTAAAAGGAAACTATGTCTGGGGCCGACTTTATGAAAAGCCACATGCGTGAGAGTGGGATTTGAGAAAAAAGAAGAAACTGGAGCGGGAAACGAGACTCGAACTCGCGACCCCGACCTTGGCAAGGTCGTGCTCTACCAACTGAGCTATTCCCGCATAATCTGTGTCTTTCAAGCTGCCACTGTGTTAGCTGCCTTCACTCACCTCAGTCGCTTACTTCAGTAAGCTTCTGCGGATTCGTTCCGTTGCCGCGTTGTTGCAACCCGAAAACCCTGATTAGGATATTCTGTGTTTTTTCAACACCGTTCAAATTTGGAGCGGGAAACGAGACTCGAACTCGCGACCCCGACCTTGGCAAGGTCGTGCTCTACCAACTGAGCTATTCCCGCATAATCTGCGTCTTTCAAGCTGCCACTGCGTTAACTGCCTTCACTCACCTCAGCCACTTACTTCAGTAAGCGCCTGCGGATTCGTTCAGTTGCCGCGTTGTTGCAACCCGAAAACCCTGATTAGGATATTCTGTGTTTTTTCAACACCGTTCAAATTTGGAGCGGGAAACGAGACTCGAACTCGCGACCCCGACCTTGGCAAGGTCGTGCTCTACCAACTGAGCTATTCCCGCATAATCTGCGTCTTTCAAGCTGCCACTGCGTTAACTGCCTTCACTCACCTCAGCCACTTACTTCAGTAAGCGCCTGCGGATTCGTTCAGTTGCCGCGTTGTTGCAACCCGAAAACCCTGATTAGGATATTCTGTGTTTTTTCAACACCGTTCAAATTTGGAGCGGGAAACGAGACTCGAACTCGCGACCCCGACCTTGGCAAGGTCGTGCTCTACCAACTGAGCTATTCCCGCAATCGTAGCCGATTAAAATCTTCATCGGTACGGGGAGCGCATTATACGAGAAAACTTTTGCCCTGCAAGCCCTTGAGGGCAAAAATTTGCGCTTTCGATGCATTTGCTGATTTTAGCGGCAAAATGCCGCTTTTTTAGTCACTCGTGCGGCTACAGCTGTAAAAAATGGCGGCGATAGTAAGCCAGCTCCGCCACTGACTCACGGATATCATCCAACGCCTGATGCGTGCCCGCTTTTTTAAAGCCGGTCAGGATTTCAGGCTTCCAGCGCCGCGCCAGCTCTTTCAACGTGCTGACATCCAGATAACGATAGTGGAACCAGGCTTCCAGCTCCGGCATATATTTAAACAGAAAACGGCGATCCTGGCCGATGCTATTGCCGCAAATCGGCGAAGCGTTAGCCGGCACCCACTGACGCAAAAACTCAAGCGTCGCCAGTTCCGCCTCGCGATCGCCGTACTGGCTCGCCTTAACACGCTCCACCAGCCCGCTTTGCGTATGGGTGCGCACGTTCCAGTCGTCCATCAGCGCCAGCTGTTCAGCGCTCTGATGCACTGCCAGCACTGGCCCTTCCGCCAGGATATTTAAATCGGCATCGGTGACCAGCGTCGCAATTTCAATAATGCGATCGCGTTCCGGATCCAGCCCGGTCATTTCCAGGTCGATCCAGATAAGGTTGTTTTCATTTCCCATGTTTTATCCCGCAGTTGGCACTCTGGTTTATCTGGCTGAACGGGAACCGAGCGCGCAAAGCCGCGCCGCGTTACTCGCCGTAATTCAGCCCAGGGTGTATCATAGACGTTTTGCCCAACAAGGCGAAACCGTCGGAATCCCTGTGAGGAAGAGTGAGTAAAAATAAACTGTCTAAAGGCCAGCAGCGTCGCGTTAACGCTAACCATGAACGTCGATTAAAACAGCGTGCGGATAAGCCTGAACCAGATGACAGCCTGTTTGGTGAAGCGCAGGACGGCATCGTCATTAGCCGCTTCGGCATGCATGCGGACGTTGAAAATAGCGCGGGCGATGTTCACCGCTGCAATATTCGCCGTACCATTCGCTCGCTGGTGACTGGCGATCGCGTTCTCTGGCGCCCGGGCGTCGAAGGCGGCGCAACGGTAAAAGGCATCGTCGAAGCGGTGCATGAGCGCCGTACGGTACTGACGCGCCCCGATTTTTATGACGGCATCAAACCTATTGCCGCCAATATTGACCAGATCATCATTGTTTCCGCCATTGTGCCGGAGCTGTCGCTGAATATTATCGATCGTTACCTGGTCGCCAGTGAAACGCTCGGCATTGAACCACTGCTGGTGCTGAATAAAACCGATCTGCTGGATGACGCAGGGCGCGCCTTTGTGGATGAGCAGATGGATATTTATCGTCATATCGGCTATCGCGTGCTGATGGTTTCCAGCTATGAAAAAGCGGGACTTGCCGATCTGGAAGCGGCGCTTACCGGGCGCATCAGTATCTTTGCCGGTCAGTCGGGCGTAGGCAAATCGAGTCTGCTTAATGCGCTGCTGGGCCTGGAACTAAGCGACCAGACCATCCTGACCAATGATGTTTCCGACGTCTCAGGATTAGGCCAGCACACCACCACCGCCGCACGCCTGTACCACTTCCCTCACGGTGGCGATGTAATCGACTCGCCCGGGGTGCGTGAATTCGGCCTCTGGCATCTGGAGCCGGAACAAATCACTCAGGGTTTTGTCGAATTCCGTGGGTTTTTAGGCGGCTGCAAGTTTCGTGACTGCAAGCATGATACCGATCCGGGCTGTGCGATTCGCGAAGCGGTAGAGAACGGGATTATCGATGAATCCCGCTTTGAAAATTACCACCGTATCCTGGAAAGCATGGCGCAGGTAAAAACGCGTAAAAACTTCGGTAACAGCGAAGACTAATGCTGCAGTTGTGGCATCATCGGCGCGTTAGCCTAAACGGGCTGTCGCTGCTACAATTCGCCCCCTTTTTCTTCAACGTCGTGTGATTAAGCCAGGAGGCTAACGTGTTGGATTCAATTAAACTCGGCCTGAATCATCTGCTCCCTAAAAAGTGGCTCACCGAGCTGGCTGGCTGGGCGGCCGGCAAGCGTGCCGGTTGGCTGACCAAAGCGGTGATTGATATTTTTGTCTGGTTCTACCGGGTCGATATGTCCGAAGCGCAAAAGCCGGACACCGCCAGCTACCGTACCTTCAATGACTTTTTTGTTCGTCCGCTGCGCGATGAAGCGCGTCCGATCGATGCCGATCCTAACCTGCTGGTATTGCCGGCCGATGGCGCCATCAGTCAGCTGGGCCATATTGAAGGCGATACGATTTTCCAGGCAAAAGGTCACTACTATTCTCTGGAAGCGCTGCTGGCGGGCGATCGTCAGATGGCGTCGCAGTTCCGCGATGGCGAATTTGCCACCATCTATCTTGCACCGCGTGATTATCACCGCGTGCATATGCCCTGCAACGGTATCCTGCGTGAAATGATTTATGTGCCGGGCGATCTCTATTCGGTGAATCCGCTTACCGCGCGTAATATTCCAAACCTGTTTGCCCGTAATGAACGCGTTATCTGCTATTTCGATACTGAATTTGGCCCGATGGTGCAGATTTTAGTCGGCGCGACCATTGTCGGCAGTATTGAAACCGCGTGGGCCGGCACTATTACGCCGCCGCGTGAAGGGGTGATTAAACGCTGGAGCTGGCCGGGCGCCGAGGCGGAAGGCGCGGTTGTGCTGCTGAAAGGGCAAGAAATGGGCCGCTTTAAGCTGGGCTCTACCGTTATTAATCTGTTCGCACCGGGTCGCATTAAGCTGGCCGAAAGCCTGGAGGCCGAAACCAAAACGCGTCTTGGCCAGCCGATGGCGATGGCGCTGGCGCGTACCGACGCGGAAACCGTTTTACATCACCAATAAGACTCTAGCGTGCGCCTGATCCTCTGCTTTATTTTCTTTTTGTTTACCCTGCCCGCCTTCGCCGCCAGCGCGCCTGATGCGGCGCAGGTGCGCCAGGAGCTGGAGCAGGCGAAATCCGCCAAATCCATGCCGGCCCAGGCTGAACTGATACAAACGCTGGAATCGGCGTTGAGCTTCCTTGACGCGCGCAACGAATCGCTGGAGCGGGCGAAGCAATATCAGCAGGTCATAGATGACTTTCCTAAGCTGGCGCGCGAACTGCGTCAGCAAATTGCTGGTTTGAATGATAGTACATACTCACTACACAGCGGTATGAGCAGCGCTGAGCTGGATCAGGAGATCTTGCAAATCAGCAGCCAGCTATTGGAAGAGGGACGTCAGGCGCAGCAGGAACAGGATCGCGCCAGAGAAATCAGTGATTCACTGGGCCAGCTGCCGCAGCAGCAAACCGAAGCGCGCCGCGCGCTAAGCGAAAGCGAACGTGGGCTGCAGGCGCCGTCTGCTGCCTCAGGCGCCCTCGCTCAGGCGCAGAGCTATGCACGTCAGGCCGAGTCGGCAGCGTTAAAAGCGCGCGTTGATGAGCTGGAGCTGGCGCAGCTGTCGGCGAATAACCGCCAGGAGCTGGCGCGCATGCGCGCCGAAGTGCATCAGAAAAAAGCGGAGCGGCTGGATGAT
This Mixta hanseatica DNA region includes the following protein-coding sequences:
- a CDS encoding hemagglutinin repeat-containing protein — encoded protein: MAASPDFYDKINNKPKVDGDPGPKFIPMYETRPAMNNKDDFYGSEYFFEKIGYAPEQPVIVIGDNYFISELIRRQINQSVGNYFQVKYQVEGAGLVKNLFDNVGDIINEDAFSSLEVGKKLTQEQINSLDKDIVWFVTEQVDGIDVLMPHIYLAQNSLKDIEQGSVTGAAAIHAGGNVDVAATTINNNNAVISAGNNVALTAEHDITSVSNGMVSGIMAGNDILLHSKHGDIANSGSQMTSGNDIALIADEGNVDIIASVGISNESKQQIGSYADDLTAGNNINIVAKEINITAVDLNAGDSADSEIVLKSTEGNVSFNDVHEVSSSYNSTLEDLGFLSHRMTETTTVDAEAKSAGVNTGGKLTIDAKKDAIFHGGEYNSGSGSIKAGNDIITTTSQDHHMKETNVTESSFVIGFSSNTPGTGKNQVSYSTLDGSSAHNSDDYESAGSHSELTNKGSKRAGAAPTAAAGSFQAGLKTTTSTTKDSVATNKNAAFNFTNDAELEAKNTLDIGGMDLSVGESGTADLSAENIVSTKYNDTHKHDESYSETFVGIKGEVHSSVVDAANKYEALGKKAEQQDMSVNAGLTTAQVAGDASNLLLNDAVGSSVSIGWSQTKEEISSVATQENINHIRGGTINLSSNKDTALKGVDINANEMTVNTGGDFSLTAAESTFSEATTSSTHTAGVSSGGGVGLTGAGAGISIDYSGSNSRSNSDSVSYTNSSITANNVTVNSGNDMTLKGANINAGQADVNVAGNLSIQSVQDSSKSTASSENWGVSVGVAISTSGVLPTASAHGGGGSEAHLNDTVAQQSGIHTSGELNVETGGDVNLTGSHLISDSQTGSVTAEGAVNVTEITDVIDSSGTYGGGGGGMSYKGTPMANGYVDILDTIYHEEVQHGTINLDIKKGEVNGKLNTDAGQISTVTEDKKEAGNNISFTVGKINKPGSKKKKNKPAATDDGGHSIAAPAPSKPGDSTSMTDGGHSTVIPAPVQPGHSHSVTDGGHSTTKPAPSKPVQPTVVTSKPPSGHAKTENVTNNGPMGTGPLPAKPAPSKPVQPTVVTSKPPSGHAKTENVTNNGPMGTGPLPAKPTQPKKGQPGKTWPTVEIPKPVITSPGSSSGMGGFTGQGSVKPTANRPGSGTHTEATRTDQHNSAGNAAPMTAKKWPTVQPPKPITTSAGSSGMGGFTGQGTVKPAANATGGGTPSDVTRTGQQSKTGGVPAAARSAPSQSAGTLGTMPGVAGVFKANPASNTHSPAKTWPTVHPNTTVVSSIGSSGSPGLFNGPGSTKPTANAGIKGEGAFVPAQNQK
- a CDS encoding IS1-like element IS1A family transposase (programmed frameshift), yielding MASVSISCPSCSATDGVVRNGKSTAGHQRYLCSHCRKTWQLQFTYTASQPGTHQKIIDMAMNGVGCRATARIMGVGLNTILRHFKKLRPQSVTSRIQPGSDVIVCAEMDEQWGYVGAKSRQRWLFYAYDRLRKTVVAHVFGERTMATLGRLMSLLSPFDVVIWMTDGWPLYESRLKGKLHVISKRYTQRIERHNLNLRQHLARLGRKSLSFSKSVELHDKVIGHYLNIKHYQ
- a CDS encoding type II secretion system protein N, translating into MAKKLSWKYSSLFRAASGELLPGLTSVLFISAIVIVLLNSYKDHHYQLRKISNNEMLAEEALSTSSQVDKQMSLLQKNASALFKYQHQQLTLTNTAEYNQRYALSANELTEAFYLSCPSAKLSARVSGLLSGDNINKNIAVIHYQGKEESYGINDSIGEGVTLIRIFPDRVIVNEHGYCAALLMN
- a CDS encoding glycoside hydrolase family 18 protein; the protein is MNKKLMALLLGGLFTAQAGLTHAAENRVVSYLTMWTSYSATELSEKLPVSKTDTFLLSFGEWSADGSVTFSENALTPPEWDTYYLPTPYVSWTTLKHDHPDKKVMVAFGGQTYESIWSHLDNPEQREKIAQSLASLLEKPFPVYKKNLKLTEVVGECHQMEWESSCNLNNYQYAGDVYLDGIDFDFEKANRLTETENQNLLALVSRLRELVGNKKLLSLTTYHVGADPENCANPSVMEQCSYIEPSRSSHHGEVTNLLKKSSKLFDFFNVMTYDAGKNFRYQVAMENYAKAIGDKSKVLVGATINQQWGPEGPFVETEENNLERASWQAKNGYGGIFVWALGQSTQNLPLTTQAEYVGRLADAAASALQEENKPGGETEGNISESIALTVPDVTQGPVLSWVDYQKGGEIRLYTTDQDMQDHYTVKLNGNYVYSVDGGTAYYSYKVENDDNVNTIIHQFTPDEFKPGDLLTLHKEGHADALQTITIGDDVRYSDDDAVVAVSALANSEKVTVTLNKALYSKANRYIVLLNGNYLMESFAGNAYYASVNREATGGVELSTSARIKAGDKIEVLRASGKPGVQGYSTSVIHTAYATAGN
- a CDS encoding winged helix-turn-helix domain-containing protein, whose amino-acid sequence is MGINGSKKFIINGTAIFLPDQRSIASLNKEKKLILYNTASRCLLTLIEHAGQTVSHQQLYQAGWEYHGREATPNTLYQTISEIRKSLQQVGLENIISTQPRTGWIINKSIVIVEVNEKDPVELPAQPKKSSLPFWKGFTRKFFFR
- the orn gene encoding oligoribonuclease is translated as MGNENNLIWIDLEMTGLDPERDRIIEIATLVTDADLNILAEGPVLAVHQSAEQLALMDDWNVRTHTQSGLVERVKASQYGDREAELATLEFLRQWVPANASPICGNSIGQDRRFLFKYMPELEAWFHYRYLDVSTLKELARRWKPEILTGFKKAGTHQALDDIRESVAELAYYRRHFLQL
- the rsgA gene encoding small ribosomal subunit biogenesis GTPase RsgA, with the translated sequence MSKNKLSKGQQRRVNANHERRLKQRADKPEPDDSLFGEAQDGIVISRFGMHADVENSAGDVHRCNIRRTIRSLVTGDRVLWRPGVEGGATVKGIVEAVHERRTVLTRPDFYDGIKPIAANIDQIIIVSAIVPELSLNIIDRYLVASETLGIEPLLVLNKTDLLDDAGRAFVDEQMDIYRHIGYRVLMVSSYEKAGLADLEAALTGRISIFAGQSGVGKSSLLNALLGLELSDQTILTNDVSDVSGLGQHTTTAARLYHFPHGGDVIDSPGVREFGLWHLEPEQITQGFVEFRGFLGGCKFRDCKHDTDPGCAIREAVENGIIDESRFENYHRILESMAQVKTRKNFGNSED